The sequence AGAagtagaagcagaaaaaagtagcttatctccaaaaatacttttcagagaagtacttttgagaaaaatacatttagaagtagtttttaaaagcttggcaaacctaattactgctcaaaaatattttttaaattaattagttaaGCACAAATTGCTTATCACCAAAAATACTTtcttaaaaagtatttttgataaattccttctcaaaataagctgattttagaaactTGTGTCAATTgtgcaagataaaataatttttttgagattttaattaaaaaaacattaCATCCTAGCCCCCTTCTACAAGAAAACgagattgaaagaaaagagaaaaagatactaaaacaaagaaaaagtagCATAAGGACTCAAAAGAGTAAAATAGACCGTCTTCAACACTGGATACTTTCCTTCTCTCTCTCTTAGGGTTCCGCAACGATCTCAATCAAGTTCCCGAACTCGAATTCAAAAATGGTAATTCACTATTCTACACTTAAATTCCTCAATTTCAGATCTTATTTCGTCACATAGAATGTAATTTTATTGCTCAATTTTCAGGAAGGTGATGGGAAATTGGAAGCGCAAATAGAGGCACTGTTGAATGTAGAGAAGCAAATGAGGCAAGCTGGCGATGTTGCGGGTACGAGGAAAGCGGCCACCGATATTCTTCAGCTTTGTTTCGAAGCTCGTGCTTGGACAATACTTAATGAGCAGATTGTTCTCTTGTCTAAGCGTCGTGGTCAATTGAAACAGGTAAATTTTTACTCTCTTCCTTCTAATTTGTATAATGTTGATTCACTGTGCTCGgagtttatgaaaaaaaaaaaaacttttgatgATTAGTATAATGAAAGCACCTGTTTATTCTGTCTCTTTTTAAACTTCGAAGCTAATCAATTTATTGTGCTAGATGGTTTGATGGATTTTGTTTGTATCCTTGGTGTTTTTAGGTAATATTTCGTGTTGAAATTTTGTATGAGTTTAGTTTCATTCATTAGTATGGTTGAATTGGAATGTGTCATGAATGAAGAAACTCTTATGAGTGAATTTAGAGCAAAGACACCAAGCGGAAACGAATTGAAGCTCAATAAAGCAGCAGTGAGACAGAGAAACATAAACTATGAATAGAATACAAAATATGGAAAATACAATTTGGGAGACCATACTATGGAAATAtaagattttatgaagtgttagtAAGACCCCATGGCTAATATTAATTTTTCTAgcatattaattaatattaatatataaatatatataataataagttattcatataaataataataaataagacgaATGAATGAGTTCTTTTTGATTCTGCATCTTCACGTGACTCAATTAATCCTCTAGAATTTCGAAGCTATCTTTTCCATGGTGCCCAAAGATTTTTATAGGGATTGGTTGTGGTATGCAGTGATTATGGTCTCCGATGTAGACTTCTTTAGTAAAATTTGGGTTGCACCTTATTGGTGCTTTCTAATGTTTGTTCACTTACCTTCAGAAATAATCAATAAAAGTCATATGCATTTGGTGGGAGGAAGAGAGGATCTTCCTTTTATATAATTCACTCATCATCTGCATGAGTTCATGTGTAATGTGGCTACATGTATATGGATTTGGATGCTTGGGTTGTGCTTGGCTACTACCATGGTACAATTGAATATATGCTCCTACTCCATTGCTTTAGGAAGTGCTTATCTAGGTAGGCTTTTTCTTTACATAGCATATTGTGTGTAGAACTATCAACTGTTAATAGAATATTGTGAAGGCATATTGTGTGTAGGATGATCTTATGGATTTGTTTTTCCTACTAAAACTGCATGGTGATTTTGTATAGTGGTTTCTTTGGGCTTGTGCAGGCAGTACAGGCTATGGTCCAACAAGCGATGCAATATATTGACCAGACACCAGATCTTGAAACTAAGATAGAACTCATCAAGACCCTGAACAATGTGTCTGCAGGAAAGGTaagtttttttcttaaaaaaaataaaaaaaatagaacacTTCAGTTAGCCTTCTTCTTTCTCACTGAGGAACTTTGATCTTGCATGTAGatatatgttgaaattgagagagCACGATTGATTAAGAAACTTGCAAAGATTAAAGAAGACCAAAAACTCATAGATGACGCTGCCGATTTGATGCAAGAAGTGGCGGTCAGTATTTGTTGACCTTCTCCTCGGTGACTTCTAGCTCTTTTTGCTTCTAGTAATCAGTATTAAACTGAACAGAAGAGtcccctttttctttctgaaagAAGCCTTTTGGATTACTTACTTGCAATGTTAACCATCTCTGGGTGTATTGACTGACAGGTTGAAACTTTTGGGGCAATGGCAAAAACAGAGAAGATAGCTTTTATTCTTGAACAAGTATGTCTTGCtaatcttttactttctagtGAAAACCGAAGCCTGGCTTGGGCTAATTATCTAATGCTGAACTCTGCAGGTGCGTCTCTGTTTAGATCGTAAAGATTATGTTCGTGCACAAATACTCTCTAGAAAGATCAATCCCAAAGTGTTTGAAGCTGATCCttccaaagaaaagaagaaaccaaaagaaggtgaaaatGTGGTCGAAGAGCCTGCACCAGATATTCCATCTCTGTTAGAGTTGAAGCGAATCTACTATGAATTAATGATTAGGTCTGTGGATTATGCTTCTTCACTGATTGTACCTCAAGTTATTTTATCTTACTTTTCAAGTTCATGTCCATTTTACAATTGAATGTGGTTAAAATGTGCATTCTCGTGAAACATTCTGGTAGTGCACATTTTGCATCTTATTGGGTTTGTCTTTTAAATGAATTTGAGCTACTTGTGCTTCTTTTAGTTAATCCTCCTTATGGTGGCAGGCATTTGGCAATGATACTGAGTAGAACTTACTGCTGTTATCAACTGTTCTGTGCTACTAATAAAAGGATGCTTATTTAGTCTGCTTGTACacaaaaattttagattttccaCCAAAGAGATAACATTCATGCTTGTGATATCACGCTTACCTGATACCAGATCTTTGTATCTGAGCTATAGTTCTCCTTTGTTGTATTTTGAGATTGGTTTTTGTAATGAATGGACTTTCAATACCAGTAATGAAATGATCCGATTGAAAAATGTCTCAGTACCGGTCCCAGCTAGTTTGGGATGGAAGCATGGTTGGTTGAAACATTGATTGAACTCAACATTGCATTGGGACCGGAATGCTTAGCTGTTAGGAGGTCAATTATAGTTTCATCTGTACTCGCTTTTTCCCTCCAAAAAGTTTGTCATTGGTTTTTGAATGCTAGACAGTTGTTATGTGGACTCTAACATCCTTTTTAGCAGTGGCGAATGATTATTTTACAAATGCTAAAACAATATTTATAGTAGGGTCTCTCTttctccctccctccctcccacCATTTTGCTGCTTTGCATGCGCATGATTGTGCACAAGCTGCATATGGTTGTAACATGCTTAATGGAAATGGTAATCTATAGAGGTCTTCAGCAGTTCTATCTACCTATATGGCCTAGTTAAGATCATGTAATCTCTTTACTACAATTCAGGCACTTGAGTTGCTTACTCGGGTTTGAAGTGGGAGAATCCTTTTGAAACTCAAGTCATGCTTCTTATCGCAGACCATATCATTCCCTTAGCCATATCATTCTCTTAGTGGAAGTTTCATGCTTGAGCGGGGACCACTTCCCTGTCAGAATCTGAAGGAATTAAGAGTCTTGATCCGTGCTAACCTGAAGGGAAACCTCTGAATCCAGAGAAAGATTGACTATATTGTGAGAAGATAGAAAGTGGCCAAGAGCGAACTATACTACATGAGGATAGTATAAGCTGTTGTATCTGCCATTGTGACCTAGTTAAGATAATGCTTTTTTTAAAGTTCAGGCACCTGAATTTGATTTGGGAAATTCCATTGACACTCAAGTCATGCGTCGCATCATAGACTTAAGTCCATGCTCTTCATAGAAGAGTTTTACGTTCGAGTGATGCCCACTGTGGCCAGCACTTGATTGCACCTGATTTTCTTTGACTTATATGTTTTGTCGATTCTAGAGCCTGAAGGAACTCACTTAGTTATGTACTATAAGATTACTGTAAACACTTCTATAAAAATGGGAGATGGAGTTGTTGCATCTGGAaccttgctttgcatttgtttcGTCTTAAACTTGTCACTTGTCAGACATTCTTTTATCCCGTGCTGCAGGTATTACTTTCATAGCAATGATTACCTTGAGATATGTCGCTGTTACAAGGCCATATATGAGATCCCTTCTGTAAAGCAAGACCCAGAACGGTGGATACCAGTAAGTCTAGCTCATGTATATTTTTGGATGCTAGTTATAGTACACGGCGTAATGCATGTGCGGTGTATTCATTTTCAGGATTGTGTTCCTGACTAAGAGATCTTAACTAGAGAATTAATCTATAATATCAACGTCGTGCAACAGTTAACATCATTTACAATAACTAATTCCAATTAGAACATTGGTGTCACAAGTAAAAGATGGTGTTGAATATTATAGTATTTACTCGATAGAGcttcttttttttgggggggggggggggggggggaaatggATTaattttgtaaagaagaaagTGAAAGTTTTTCCTTTGGTATCAGCTCTTTAAGATACTAATGAGTTGAGAAAAGTCTTGTGCAGGTAGTCTTTTTCCTTTTAATCTAAGGAAGAAAGAATAGAAATCCTTCTCATTTGTGAGGAAGAAAATCACATGGTAATAAgtaataaaaattgaaaagaataaAACACTATTATAAGCATGCTCAAGTCCATCCCTTTGTGATTAAGTAGTTTTGGATTGCTGGTATGTCAGGAGAAAAATGTGCTGTATGATTGATATATCCTATAAGTTCAGAACTTAACGGGAACATGATGATCTTTGAAATCTTAAGCATTTCCAACTCAGAGTGGTGAGATAATGTATGTCAATAGGAGCTTGACTTATTgcattttttgttttcaaaatgtTGGAAGAAGGAATAATTGCAAGAACAACTAGATGTTTGAATCATGTTTGACAAAAACGAAGCAAAATAACTTTTTGATTTAATGAATTAATGCCACTGGACTTCTTCAAAAGCAGGGACGCAAATATATAATGATACTTGGTTGCCCCACAAGCATGCTGAATTCCTCTTCTATATTATGTAGGTGTTGAGGAAAATTTGCTGGTACTTGGTGCTGTCACCTCATGATCCGATGCAGTCAAGTCTTCATAACGCAACTTTGGAGGACAAGAATCTTTCAGAGATCCCTCATTTcaggtttttctttaaaattgaaATTTGCACTCTTATGTTTATGGAGCTGAGGATAAACAATTAGCTTTCATTCGTCTGGAAGAGGTTGTCACTACTTGCCAACCATCTTCAGCAACCTCTCTGGAAAATATACCCTACTCTTGTATCGACGGACCTTTCGGTAATAAAGTGCTTTGTAATAGAATTGAGAAGGAGACCCATGATTTAACTTATGTTCTCTTTATGCAAGTTAGGTATGAGTTTCATAATAACTTGAATCCTTATTAAAGATGTTTAGATACAAATGTAATAGGTTGCATGTTTGATATAACTTCTAATGTATATGTTTGTAATAAGTTGAATGGTGAGGCTGCTTTGAGATGGACTTCAAGAACATGGTCTTTTATGAGGCTGCTTCTTCATTGAAACATCATTTTTTCACAAACATCAAAGGTGTATATCATAATTCAAACATTTTTCTGAATTAACAATGTTTAGTTTCTGAACTtatgtttttaattaaaaattgtaAAGAAAATATCAAGTAATCCTTTGGGATTTTCTTAATCAAAAATGATTTTGGATTTATTAGCCATATATGTAGTGTATATAGTGTGGCAATGAGTTGAGTGGCGAGGCTGCTCTTGATGAACTTTTAGAACTCATTCTTTACAATGCATCAATAAAATCATTGCAATTCAAGGGACAAAGTACAAATACTGTACAATAAATCTTTTCAATTTGCTCTCAGGCACACTCCTCGAGGAGCCTGAGAACCTGGAATTCTGAGTTTATACAAACACCATCGGAGAGCCACTAGTGACGCGAGCCTACCCCTGCAAACAGCTCCGACGACGGATCTTCCACGCACGGCCAAGCACCGACGAGCACTCAACCACGCACCGTCGCGTGAGCCTACTCCGGGCAAGTTTTCAACTTTTTTCTTCGGGACAGCCTCTTCATCACCCTTTTCCGACCCCACCCATCCTTGCAGTTCTAGATTCCGACCACTTTTACTTTTCTCCGGCGATGGGAAGCTTTTTTCCGACCAGTTTTCAATCATTTTTCATTCAGTTGCCAAACAaaattctctcttcttcttctcaagtCTGCAGAATACCATTACGGGGAGCTTCTCAACGGAGCCAAACATCTCCTTCGGAATCAGCCAGTTTTCAATCATTTTTCATTCTCTCTTCTTCTCAAGTCTGCAGAATACCATTACGGGGAGCTTCTTAACGGAGCCAAACATCTCCTTCGGAATCAGTATTCACCCACTATGATTATTACCAAACACCCTCTATAATTTTCATAACCTGAGCAGCTGGTTAGTACAATATGGGAGACAACAGGATATACTTCAACGTCAGATTCAAATCTTTCGACATCACCCGATGGAACTCCAACAAAGATATATGGTTTTAATGGGTGGAGAAAAGCCGCAACATGATGAGACGCTTATCCATGGGTAGAAAGACAATGGAATGGATTTGCTATGTACTTAAAGAAGCCTCGACAGATCAAAAGAATTTAGTGAAGAGATGGAAGTATAAGGACCAAATGACAAGACATTTTTGCACTAGGAAATTTAATGCTCATGGAAGATATATGAGTATTCTGTCACTAAAGGGAGAAGGGAGGTCAGTTATTATAATCCCAGAGTTAGCCTTGAATGCAGGCTGGAAAGACATAATAGCTAAGATAGAAAGATTCATCTATCATGCCCTCAAGTTGAATACCACAGTACCACCCAGAAACACTGTGGACAACTATCCTTATGTCAAAGCAGTTAAGGAGAGTAAATGGCAATCCAATACCCTTCGAGAGGCAAATGTCAGTACAGACAATGGAGATATCTCTGTTTTGGATCCTTCAGGAGCGGAGGACACAGGTTTACTAAAAAGATGCATTATTGGGTATTTTGGGAAAGAAATCACTCAGAGACCCACTTTAGCAGACATAAGGCGATGAGCTACTGCTTCATGGAACAAAGCCTATGGAGTCAACGTGTATGACATGACTGGCAACATGTTTCTATTTGAGTTTCCGAACAGATACATGGCTGAGCAGATTCTGCAAGGAGATTGGAGATGGAAAAGTTCTAGCTCCATCTGGAATGGTGGAACTACACTGCTGGATGCATTCCAAACTCTCAAATTGTGGAAACATGCTGGATTAGAGCCATGGGGATTCCCTTACATCTGTGGTCACAAAAGATCTTCAAAGAAATAGGAGATCTCTGTGGGGATGGATAGCTACTGAAGAAGAAACTGATCTAAAAAATCACCTTAAGTGGGCTAGAATTCAAATTGTTGGTGATGGCAGAAAGATTCCTAATGAGATTGGGATTGAAAGGGAAGGGACCAAATTTTTCATCCCAATCTGGGCTGAAAAACAGGCAAGATTTAAGCTGAAGTCGTCGAAAAACACACACAGCTTTGGAGCAGAGAGAAACCTGGGCGACCAAGTGGGATGCACCATATTGCAAAATAATAATAAGGGAAAGGCACGTGTGCAACATACGCAAGGTCCAAGTTCGACAAATCTGGGCATGAATGCGGCGAATAATGAGCTGAAATCAAATGGGTCTGATTTGGCTGCACAAGTCATTTTTAATGATCTCTTGTGTGAGGCCACTGATAAAATTAGACTGACGCCTTGTATTGAGGAACTGGGATGCACCTCTTACTTGAAAGTCAAAGAATCCAACCTAGGGGATCCAATTCCCATTGCAAACCTTGAAATTATGCCACAGGCAACACATATGAGTTGCGATCAGCCAGAAGGTGAAGCAAAGATAGGAATATTGGGACAGAAGGCAAGGGAGCATACCATAAACAAAAAGATGGGGGAGGATCAAGTTGAAAATGCATTGGAGCACCAACAACAGCTAAAGCACTTCaactctatccaagattggtAAATCGAGGAGGTTACTCCTATATCAGTACAACAACCCAATCCAGTAATGGATAAAGAGATGGATGCAACACTATGGGTCCATCAAAATATGAtcaaattggggaaaatttttgGAGTAGATTTTCAAGGCCATGAAGAAGAAGCATTGGAGTTACTAATGCAAATTGATAGTTGCAGACAAGTTAGAAGAGTGGAGACAGAGATGGAGGTGAAGAAACAAAGGTTCAAAGGCTCACTGGAATTAAAAGGATTAACCTCCTTTGATGTCAAATTCAAGAGTGATGGGAAAAGGAGTAGGGGAAGAGATCTATCTATTATTGCAATATGAAGGTCAATTTAATTTCATGGAATGTAAGGGGATTAAATGACAATAAGAAAAGGGAGATCATAAAAAGTCAAGTGCTGAATTGGAAGACAGACATTATCTGTATGCATGAGACAAAAGTGGAGGGggatatcaaggaaatagtcaatAAAATTTAGGGTGGGAGATGGGTGAGGTACGCATGTTTAGAAGCTAACGGCACGAAAGAGGGGATTTTGTTACTATGGGATTGCAGAGTAGGGAAAGGAGAGGTGTTACAGACTGGTGCATACACTTTGACATGCAAGTTCGAGGCACTTTTACAGAATTTTCTATGTCATATAACATGAGTGTATGCTCCGAATTGCAGAATAGAAAGAAGAACAGTATGGAGAGAAATTGGTGCAGTGAGGGAAGGCCCTTTGGTAGTCTGTGGTGATTTTAACGTCACAAGGTACCCTTCTAAAAAACGGGAATGCTCGAGGAGGTCCAGAGAGATGGTGGAATTCTCGGATTTTATAGAAGACATGGAGTTGATAGATCTTCAACTCGAAGGAGGCTACTATACTTGGTTCAAAGGGGATAATCATACAACCGCTTCTAGAATTGATAGatttctcatttcagaagaatgGGATGAAAGCTTCAGAAATATCAAGCAAACTCTCCAACAAAGGCTGATTTCTGACCACACCAGTGGCTTTATGATGTGGTGCCTTGGAACAAGCTAAATCatactttaagtttgaaaattggtGGCTGAACGTGGAAGGTTTTGATGACAGAATTAGAAACTAGTGgacatcttttgaattttcaggaAGACCAGACTATATTTTAGCTTGCAAATTAAAAGCTCTCAAAGGCAAGTTAAAAGAATGGAGCAGAAGTTGTAAAGGAAATCTGGGATTGCAAAAATCAAAATTGCTGAGTCAATTGGTAGGTTTTGAGGCAACACAATAATTAAGAGCTTTGACAGAGGAGGAATCAGTGAGGAAGGCAGCTACCCTCATGGAGTTTGAGGATCACCTCAAGAACGAAGAAAGTGCATGGAGACAGAAATCAAGAGCTCTGTGGCTCAAAGAATGGGATAGGAATACAAAGTTTTTCCATCGTACTGTCAATGCACACAAGAGAAACAACAATATTGATCAACTAATGATTCAAGATGAAGCAGTAGAGGAGCCAGACATAATAAAGAATGTGATCATTGAATTCTACAAGGGGTTATACACAGAACCTGAAGAGTGGAGACCGACAGTCAATTTCGAAAACAGTTCCAAAATCTCTGAATCAGAGAAGGAGTCTTTACAGAGTAAATTTGAGGAACAAGAAGTCATGATACACAATGGGTTTTTTCATTAAGTGCTGGGATATTCTGAAGCACGACATCATGGAGGCCTTCAACAACTTCCATTCCCAGGAGATGTTTGAGAAAAGCTTCAATGCAACATACATAGCCTTGATTCCAAAGAAGACAGGTGCGAAAGAATTGAGAGATTTCAGGTCAATCAGTTTGATAGGGAGTTTCTACAAACTGCTCTCAAAAGTCTTGACTGAAAGACTTAAGAGTGTGGTGGGAAAACTAGTAGATGCTCAACAAATGTCTTTCATCAAAAGAAGACAAATAATAGATGCAATGTTGATTGCCAATGAAGCTGTGGATTCaagaatcaaaaagaaagaacTCGGAATCCTATGCAAACTAGATATTGAGAAGGCTTATGATCATGTCAACTGGAGCTTTCTATTGAAATTGTTAGAACAAATGGGTTTTGGGCAGAAATGGATCAGTtggatgaaattttgcacatCTACTGTTACATTCTCCATTCTCATAAATGGATCTCCTGAAGGTTTCTTCCATGCACACAGAGATCTAAGACAAGGTGATCCTTTATCTCCCTTTCTATTCATTATAGCCATGGAAGAACTGCACAACATGATTAAAACGGCCAAAGTCAATGGATGGGTTAAAGGTTTCGAGGTTCACAGGAATGGGGCAAACAGTTTAGAGATTACACATCTTCAATATGCTGTTGATACTCTAGTCTTCTGTGATGCTGAAGAGGAGCAATTTAGGTTTCTAAGGATTATCTTGGTCTTATTCGAGGGAATTTTGAGACTACACATCAACTGGAGAAAGAGCCATATTTATCCCATTTATGAAGTTAATAACATGGAGCAACTAACACAGATAATGGGAGGAGAAGTAGGGTCCCTACCTATTGTATACCTTGGGATGCCTCTTGGTGCAAGATCCAAATCCAAAGAGATCTGGAATTTAGTTATTGAAAAGTGTGAGAAGAAGCTGTCAAGATGGAAATCGCAATACCTATCAATGGGGGGAAGGCTAGTTTTAATCAACTCATTATCAGACTCACTTCCTACTTACATGATGTCTTTGTTCCCAATCCCTGCCGGAATCATACAGAGACTCTGGACAAACTCCGAAGATCCTTCCTTTGGCAAGGGAATAAGGAGACAAAGGTTTTCCATTTAGTTAAATGGAAGATCCTCATAATGGCCAAAAAACAAGGTGGTTTAGGAATAAGAAATTTGAAGAATCAAAGCAAGGCTCTTAGAATGAAATAACTATGGAAATATTCTCAAGAACCTCAAACTTTATGGAGCAAAGTGATCAAAGCTAAGTACGGTGAGGAAAATAACTGGGTGTCAAACAAAGTCAGCACATCATATGGAGTTAGTGTGTGGAAATCCATTAGAGAACTTTGGCCTATAATGAAGATTCACTCTTCCATAAGAGTGAACAATGGAAGGAACACATCATTCTGGAACGATAATTGGTTGGGACATGGATGCCTAAAGGAAAGATACCCCGATATATTTGGTTTGGCACAAAACCAGCATAGGACAATGGCTGATATGTGGAGTTATCAAGGATGAGAACTCACTCTTAGAAGACAGTTGAATGACTGGGAGATAACAAGATTAGCTGACCTCTACAAAGAGCTGGAAGCATTTAAAGGATTACAGGAAGGGGTGGATTCACTTTGGTGGCAGAGGCACAATAGAGGAGGGGTCTATCAGGTGAAGGATGCATATAAGATTTTGAATCAAAATGATCTTCAGATAGATGTTTGGCCATGGAAGCATATATGGAGAACAAAAATTCCATATAAGGTAGCATGTTTCTCTTGGCTACTAGCAAAGGAGGTTGTATTAAACCCAGGATAATCTCATAAAAAGAGGAATTTCTCTATGTTCAAGATGTTTCCTATGTGGGGAAAACGCTGAGACTGTTAGCCATTTATTTCTACATTGCAAGATAACAGACCAACTATGGAAAATCTTTATTAGTCTTAGGGGTATTTCATGGATAATGCCATGCAGGATTAATGAAGTTCTTTATAGTTGGGAAGAAGCTGGTGCTGAAGCAACTAACAGAGATAGATGGAGGACTCTCCCGGCTTGTATTTGGTGGACAGTTTGGAGGGAAAGGAATGCTAGTTGTTTTGAAGATAGAAGCAACTCAGTACagaagatcaaactcaattgtattcttcttttttgtttttggtgtaaACAAAATTACACAGAAGATACATTGACAATCGTAGACATACTAGGATCTTGCTAGGTTGCACACCAGCACATCTACTCACCACCTATTTGTAAATTTGGTTTTTAGTACAACCTATGTACTGATGTTATTAATATATACAAAAGTtatcaattc is a genomic window of Nicotiana tabacum cultivar K326 chromosome 16, ASM71507v2, whole genome shotgun sequence containing:
- the LOC107803854 gene encoding 26S proteasome non-ATPase regulatory subunit 12 homolog A; this translates as MEGDGKLEAQIEALLNVEKQMRQAGDVAGTRKAATDILQLCFEARAWTILNEQIVLLSKRRGQLKQAVQAMVQQAMQYIDQTPDLETKIELIKTLNNVSAGKIYVEIERARLIKKLAKIKEDQKLIDDAADLMQEVAVETFGAMAKTEKIAFILEQVRLCLDRKDYVRAQILSRKINPKVFEADPSKEKKKPKEGENVVEEPAPDIPSLLELKRIYYELMIRYYFHSNDYLEICRCYKAIYEIPSVKQDPERWIPVLRKICWYLVLSPHDPMQSSLHNATLEDKNLSEIPHFRLLLKQLITMEVIQWTSLWNTFKDEFENEKNMLGGSLGDKAAEDLRLRVIEHNILVVSKYYSRITLKRLADLLCLSIQDAEKHLSEMVVSKALVAKIDRPVGIVCFQPGKDSNDILNSWAFNLEKLLDLVEKSCHQIHKETMVHKAATIRA